One window of Salmo salar chromosome ssa11, Ssal_v3.1, whole genome shotgun sequence genomic DNA carries:
- the si:dkey-111e8.4 gene encoding uncharacterized protein si:dkey-111e8.4 codes for MDVTEEQTIVDQQTSGPLLDSHTPRILALFQEAPCPQDTSGMSTSGNRYATASKWFASDIFIIFVVVLLLVLLVLGAVCCWFVRRNRTQRATAMKLTEIEIISAGDGLEKETQAKFTLKIRTDQSHATQLVEMLVGRVRRLEGAGPNTPLPPPTSVTLPTVVSPTDRMTSPASLPVLTENMPDNQRLSQPTLQTTVPMPKTTSPLPYYLNAPNRPLPSEFCVADEGGKDENEDESEYEYEDENDASEYSSITD; via the exons ATGGATGTGACTGAAGAACAGACAATAGTGGACCAACAAACATCTGGACCTCTGTTAGACTCGCATACGCCACGCATACTGGCACTATTCCAGGAGGCACCCTGTCCTCAAGACACCTCAGGCATGAGTACCAGTGGGAACAGGTATGCAACAGCGTCCAAATGGTTTGCTTCAGACATCTTCATCATCTTTGTGGTGGTTCTGTTACTCGTCCTCCTGGTGCTGGGAGCAGTGTGCTGCTGGTTCGTCAGACGCAATAGAACCCAGAGGGCTACAGCAAT GAAATTGACTGAAATAGAGATAATCTCAGCAGGTGATGGACTAGAGAAAGAAACCCAGGCCAAATTCACCCTGAAGATCAGGACTGATCAGAGTCATGCCACTCAGCTGGTGGAGATGCTTGTGGGGCGTGTCCGTCGCTTGGAGGGTGCTGGCCCAAATACCCCACTGCCACCCCCTACTTCAGTCACATTACCCACTGTGGTGTCACCCACTGATAGGATGACATCCCCTGCATCACTTCCTGTACTCACTGAGAATATGCCCGACAACCAACGTTTGTCCCAGCCCACACTCCAGACAACTGTGCCCATGCCTAAGACAACGAGTCCCCTTCCATACTACCTTAATGCTCCCAACAGACCACTGCcctctgagttttgtgtcgcagATGAGGGGGGGAAGGATGAAAATGAAGATGAATCTGAATATGAATATGAGGATGAGAATGATGCTTCTGAGTACTCCAGCATCACCGATTAA